From a region of the Panicum virgatum strain AP13 chromosome 2K, P.virgatum_v5, whole genome shotgun sequence genome:
- the LOC120689489 gene encoding pentatricopeptide repeat-containing protein At1g05670, mitochondrial-like isoform X2: protein MLLRRAAAAATAVKRSSVTPVRAVRHVGAAGRGHATTSSPPRRRGHRRAPSAESESLTATALPRPFPDYHPLRPDSPEDDSLARRLAAVVISSPHPGTLPPLPFLPLLRPIHLLLALQLIASDPDHGGLLLPLLLLFPLRRDQQPHPHLLRCFAVAAHLAAARGDSVTARAILVRAVRFPSPHRHFVEHFITTYKAFSSDPASFDLLLQCLPSAPLLRRLRQYGISPSPEACNAVLSRLPLDGAIELFQELPDKNVCSYNILLKALCGAGHVEDAHQLFDKMELRPDVATYGILVHGYCALGELESAVKLLDEMVARGMNPNATVYTSVVALLCDKGRVSDALRVVEDMVQHKVILDEAVYTTVLSGFCSKGDLAAARRWFDKMQKSGLATDGVTYTTLINGLCRAGELKEAEKVLHEMLARQLDVDEVTYTVLVDGYCKTGKMAEAFRVHNTMVQRGVIPNVVTYTALSDGLCKQGDVQAANELLHEMCNKGLELNACTYNSLINGLCKSGNLEQAMKTMADMDTAGRVGGGKKLLEWMLERNVHPNAVTYNSLMKQYCIGNNMKSATEIYKRMNSLKVAPNENTYNILVKGHSKARNMKEALHFHNEMIEKGFRLTATSYNSLIRLLNKKKKFVEARKLFDEMRTEGLAAEPDVYNFYIDFNFNEDNLESTLALCDELVEASIVKSKAEMDQDDV from the exons atgctcctccgccgcgccgccgccgcagcaacaGCAGTGAAGCGCTCCTCTGTAACCCCCGTCCGAGCCGTCCGGCAcgtgggcgccgccggccgcggccacgccaccacctcctcgcccccacgccgccgcggccatcgcCGCGCGCCGTCGGCTGAGTCCGAGTCCCTCACGGCCACCGCCTTGCCCCGCCCGTTCCCAGACTACCACCCGCTCCGCCCCGACTCGCCGGAGGACGACTCCCtcgcgcgccgcctcgccgccgtggtgATCTCCTCGCCTCATCCCGGCACCCTACCGCCTCTCCCCTTCCTACCCCTCCTCCGCccgatccacctcctcctcgcgctACAGCTCATCGCATCCGACCCGGACcacggcggcctcctcctccctctactcctcctcttcccatTACGCCGCGACCAGCAGCCCCACCCGCACCTCCTCCGTTGCTTTGCCGTCGCtgcccacctcgccgccgcccgcggagaCTCGGTCACTGCGCGCGCCATCCTTGTGCGCGCCGTCCGCTTCCCCTCGCCCCATCGGCATTTCGTCGAGCACTTCATCACGACCTACAAGGCCTTCTCTTCGGACCCTGCCTCCTTCGACCTCCTCCTCCAGTGCCTCCCCTCCGCACCCCTactgcgccgcctccgccagtaCGGCATTTCCCCATCGCCGGAGGCGTGCAACGCTGTGCTCTCCCGCCTCCCTCTTGATGGAGCCATCGAGTTGTTTCAAGAACTCCCGGACAAGAACGTTTGCTCCTACAATATACTACTCAAGGCACTCTGTGGCGCTGGCCATGTGGAGGATGCACACCAACTGTTTGATAAAATGGAGCTCCGGCCTGATGTTGCCACGTATGGAATTCTTGTCCATGGTTACTGTGCTCTTGGTGAGCTGGAGAGCGCGGTGAAACTGTTGGATGAAATGGTAGCAAGAGGGATGAATCCAAATGCAACCGTGTATACAAGCGTTGTTGCATTATTGTGCGACAAAGGGCGGGTTTCGGATGCTTTGAGGGTGGTGGAGGATATGGTCCAGCATAAAGTGATATTGGATGAGGCGGTGTATACTACGGTCTTGAGCGGTTTTTGTAGTAAAGGGGATTTGGCAGCTGCAAGAAGGTGGTTCGATAAGATGCAGAAATCAGGTCTGGCAACTGATGGGGTGACATATACCACGCTGATTAATGGGCTTTGCCGGGCTGGTGAGCTGAAAGAGGCAGAGAAGGTGCTTCATGAAATGTTGGCCAGGCAGCTGGATGTCGATGAGGTCACATACACAGTGCTCGTTGATGGGTACTGTAAGACAGGGAAGATGGCAGAGGCCTTTCGGGTACATAATACAATGGTGCAGAGAGGAGTGATACCAAATGTGGTGACGTACACAGCTTTGTCGGATGGACTATGCAAGCAAGGCGATGTTCAGGCTGCTAATGAGCTATTGCATGAGATGTGTAACAAGGGGCTTGAGCTAAATGCTTGCACATACAACTCCCTGATCAATGGCCTATGCAAGTCTGGCAATCTGGAGCAGGCCATGAAGACTATGGCAGACATGGATACAGCAG GTAGGGTAGGAGGAGGTAAGAAGCTGCTCGAATGGATGCTGGAGAGGAATGTCCACCCCAATGCTGTAACTTACAATTCTCTAATGAAGCAGTACTGCATTGGGAATAACATGAAATCTGCCACTGAAATCTATAAGAGGATGAATTCTCTGAAGGTGGCGCCAAATGAGAACACATACAATATATTGGTCAAGGGGCACTCCAAGGCGAGAAATATGAAAGAGGCATTACATTTCCACAATGAAATGATAGAAAAGGGTTTCAGACTTACCGCAACCTCGTACAATTCTCTTATAAGATTGCTGAATAAAAAGAAGAAATTTGTTGAGGCAAGAAAACTATTTGATGAGATGAGGACGGAGGGTTTGGCAGCTGAACCAGATGTATACAATTTTTATattgattttaattttaatgaGGATAATCTGGAGTCAACCCTTGCACTTTGTGATGAGCTGGTAGAAGCCAGTATTGTGAAATCAAAAGCTGAAATGGATCAAGATGATGTATAG
- the LOC120689489 gene encoding pentatricopeptide repeat-containing protein At1g05670, mitochondrial-like isoform X1: MLLRRAAAAATAVKRSSVTPVRAVRHVGAAGRGHATTSSPPRRRGHRRAPSAESESLTATALPRPFPDYHPLRPDSPEDDSLARRLAAVVISSPHPGTLPPLPFLPLLRPIHLLLALQLIASDPDHGGLLLPLLLLFPLRRDQQPHPHLLRCFAVAAHLAAARGDSVTARAILVRAVRFPSPHRHFVEHFITTYKAFSSDPASFDLLLQCLPSAPLLRRLRQYGISPSPEACNAVLSRLPLDGAIELFQELPDKNVCSYNILLKALCGAGHVEDAHQLFDKMELRPDVATYGILVHGYCALGELESAVKLLDEMVARGMNPNATVYTSVVALLCDKGRVSDALRVVEDMVQHKVILDEAVYTTVLSGFCSKGDLAAARRWFDKMQKSGLATDGVTYTTLINGLCRAGELKEAEKVLHEMLARQLDVDEVTYTVLVDGYCKTGKMAEAFRVHNTMVQRGVIPNVVTYTALSDGLCKQGDVQAANELLHEMCNKGLELNACTYNSLINGLCKSGNLEQAMKTMADMDTAGLKPDVYTYTTLIDALCKSGELDRAHTLLQEMLDKGINPNIVTYNVLMNGFCMSGRVGGGKKLLEWMLERNVHPNAVTYNSLMKQYCIGNNMKSATEIYKRMNSLKVAPNENTYNILVKGHSKARNMKEALHFHNEMIEKGFRLTATSYNSLIRLLNKKKKFVEARKLFDEMRTEGLAAEPDVYNFYIDFNFNEDNLESTLALCDELVEASIVKSKAEMDQDDV, from the coding sequence atgctcctccgccgcgccgccgccgcagcaacaGCAGTGAAGCGCTCCTCTGTAACCCCCGTCCGAGCCGTCCGGCAcgtgggcgccgccggccgcggccacgccaccacctcctcgcccccacgccgccgcggccatcgcCGCGCGCCGTCGGCTGAGTCCGAGTCCCTCACGGCCACCGCCTTGCCCCGCCCGTTCCCAGACTACCACCCGCTCCGCCCCGACTCGCCGGAGGACGACTCCCtcgcgcgccgcctcgccgccgtggtgATCTCCTCGCCTCATCCCGGCACCCTACCGCCTCTCCCCTTCCTACCCCTCCTCCGCccgatccacctcctcctcgcgctACAGCTCATCGCATCCGACCCGGACcacggcggcctcctcctccctctactcctcctcttcccatTACGCCGCGACCAGCAGCCCCACCCGCACCTCCTCCGTTGCTTTGCCGTCGCtgcccacctcgccgccgcccgcggagaCTCGGTCACTGCGCGCGCCATCCTTGTGCGCGCCGTCCGCTTCCCCTCGCCCCATCGGCATTTCGTCGAGCACTTCATCACGACCTACAAGGCCTTCTCTTCGGACCCTGCCTCCTTCGACCTCCTCCTCCAGTGCCTCCCCTCCGCACCCCTactgcgccgcctccgccagtaCGGCATTTCCCCATCGCCGGAGGCGTGCAACGCTGTGCTCTCCCGCCTCCCTCTTGATGGAGCCATCGAGTTGTTTCAAGAACTCCCGGACAAGAACGTTTGCTCCTACAATATACTACTCAAGGCACTCTGTGGCGCTGGCCATGTGGAGGATGCACACCAACTGTTTGATAAAATGGAGCTCCGGCCTGATGTTGCCACGTATGGAATTCTTGTCCATGGTTACTGTGCTCTTGGTGAGCTGGAGAGCGCGGTGAAACTGTTGGATGAAATGGTAGCAAGAGGGATGAATCCAAATGCAACCGTGTATACAAGCGTTGTTGCATTATTGTGCGACAAAGGGCGGGTTTCGGATGCTTTGAGGGTGGTGGAGGATATGGTCCAGCATAAAGTGATATTGGATGAGGCGGTGTATACTACGGTCTTGAGCGGTTTTTGTAGTAAAGGGGATTTGGCAGCTGCAAGAAGGTGGTTCGATAAGATGCAGAAATCAGGTCTGGCAACTGATGGGGTGACATATACCACGCTGATTAATGGGCTTTGCCGGGCTGGTGAGCTGAAAGAGGCAGAGAAGGTGCTTCATGAAATGTTGGCCAGGCAGCTGGATGTCGATGAGGTCACATACACAGTGCTCGTTGATGGGTACTGTAAGACAGGGAAGATGGCAGAGGCCTTTCGGGTACATAATACAATGGTGCAGAGAGGAGTGATACCAAATGTGGTGACGTACACAGCTTTGTCGGATGGACTATGCAAGCAAGGCGATGTTCAGGCTGCTAATGAGCTATTGCATGAGATGTGTAACAAGGGGCTTGAGCTAAATGCTTGCACATACAACTCCCTGATCAATGGCCTATGCAAGTCTGGCAATCTGGAGCAGGCCATGAAGACTATGGCAGACATGGATACAGCAGGTCTTAAGCCAGATGTTTACACGTATACAACTCTTATCGATGCGCTCTGCAAGTCAGGGGAGCTTGACAGGGCTCACACCCTCTTGCAGGAGATGTTAGATAAAGGAATTAATCCTAATATTGTCACTTATAATGTTTTAATGAATGGTTTTTGCATGTCAGGTAGGGTAGGAGGAGGTAAGAAGCTGCTCGAATGGATGCTGGAGAGGAATGTCCACCCCAATGCTGTAACTTACAATTCTCTAATGAAGCAGTACTGCATTGGGAATAACATGAAATCTGCCACTGAAATCTATAAGAGGATGAATTCTCTGAAGGTGGCGCCAAATGAGAACACATACAATATATTGGTCAAGGGGCACTCCAAGGCGAGAAATATGAAAGAGGCATTACATTTCCACAATGAAATGATAGAAAAGGGTTTCAGACTTACCGCAACCTCGTACAATTCTCTTATAAGATTGCTGAATAAAAAGAAGAAATTTGTTGAGGCAAGAAAACTATTTGATGAGATGAGGACGGAGGGTTTGGCAGCTGAACCAGATGTATACAATTTTTATattgattttaattttaatgaGGATAATCTGGAGTCAACCCTTGCACTTTGTGATGAGCTGGTAGAAGCCAGTATTGTGAAATCAAAAGCTGAAATGGATCAAGATGATGTATAG